The nucleotide sequence ACCTTATTCCAAGACTAAACTTGTTAGCTTTATCTAATTTAAAATCTACAAATTGATTGATCTCAATATGTTTTTGTCTATATAAAATATCACCTTCTTCAATAAAATAATTTCTATTGGTAAGTCCAGATTTTAATACCCATGACTTAGAGATAGGTATCACTATAGAAAATTCAGAATCTGCAAGTACAGGAATTTCATTCTGAGCTTTTAAAACAGTAAAAGTCAAAGCATGTAAGATTATAGTAAGAAAGTATTTATAATACTTAGGAACCATCATTATTTTTAATTTTTACTGCTTAGCACTCTATTTCTATAGCAATTTTCTTCATGGTCATTTACCATACCAACGGCTTGCATATAAGCATACATTACCGTAGAGCCCACGAATTTAAAGCCGCGTTTTTTGAGGTCTTTGCTTAGCAGATCACTTATTTCTGAAGTTGCAGGAGCTTTTTTGTAATTCTCAACTGTATTTTGAATAGGCTTATTCTCAACAAATTTCCAGATATAATTGCTAAAGCTTCCAAATTCATTTTGGATCTTTAAAAAAGCCTGAGCATTGGTAATAGCAGCTCTAACCTTCAATTTATTTCTAATAATGCCTGCGTTTAATAATAACTCTTGTATTTTATCTTCAGTATATTCAGCTATTTTTTTATAATCAAATTCATCAAAGGCTTCTTTAAAGTTCTCTCTTTTTCTTAAAATCGTTATCCAACTTAATCCTGCTTGAAATGTTTCTAGTATCAAGAATTCGAATAGGGTTGCGTCATCACGAACAGGAACTCCCCATTCTTTATCATGATAAGCTTCGTATAACGCATCGCCCTCACACCAACTACATCTTTTTAGATCATTCATATCAAGACTATGGTTTAAATTGGTAGGTAATGGTACCCGGTTGGGCTGTTCTGCCAGCCAACTTGCTAAAAACAGCCTGAGAAGCATATTGTAATGCCTGTTGGGTGAGACATTCATTATTAGAGGTAGAACTTGCCTTATTTATAGCAGTAGCTATAACACGCCCTCCTTCATTAACGGTAATATTCACTACAACTCTACCAGGTAGATCACAGGTGTAAATAGGGTTTGGGATATCCACAGCACTTCTACCTTTTAAAGAAAATGAAATAGAGCTATTGTCTAGACCTCCATTTTTAGCAGAAGTATTTTCTGTAGTCTGGTTGCCATCAGACCTTTTCTTTACCTCTTTCTTTTTGGGAGAATTTTGTGTTGTAAAATTACCAGATCCGCTTGTGCTTTCGTTGTCTGAAGTTTCTTGCTGTGAAGCACTATTCTTTTGAAAGATCTCATCTAGTTGTTTGCTGAAGTTAGCATCTCTAGATTCCTGATTTTCATTATATGCTTGATGTGTTTTTACTGTATTTTTTTGAGGGATCTTTGCCGGTTCTATTTCTTCCGGTTTTTTTTCTTCCGCTTGCTCAGTCTTAAAACTTTCAAGATCTATAAGCATCTCTCGAGTTTTCTCATTATTGTTGGATAGATTGAAATTATATAAACTAAGCATCAACAGCAAAAATAGCAGCGAGGTAATTATCAAAGCTTTATGTCTGTCAAAAAAATCCATAGAATTAAAACTCCTTAATACCTCGTTTATTCTAGCTTAAGGTAATAAATTTTGAAATGCTTCCAAATCTATGGAATCTTCAACCTTAAAATCTCCAATTCTAGTTCTTCTTAAAGCTGAAAGATATGCGCCAGAACCCAATGCTTTACCAAAATCGTTAGCGAGACTTCTAATATAGGTTCCTTTGCTACAAACTACTCTGAAGTCTACTTCCGGAAATCTAATTTCAGTGATCTCAAATTCGGTTATTGTTACCTTTCTTGATTTAACTTCCACGTCTTCCCCATTTCTAGCGTACTCATAAAGTCGCTTCCCATCCTTTTTTAAAGCCGAAAAAACTGGGGGTATTTGTTCTATTTCTCCAATAAAATCAAATGTTACATTGGTAATATTGTTTTCAGAAATATGATCTATAGGAAATGTTTCATCTACTTCGGTTTCCATATCGTAAGAAGGAGTAGTTGCCCCTAAAGTAAAGGTGCCGGTATATTCTTTTTCCTGACCTTGAAACTGTTCAATTCTCTTGGTAAATTTCCCAGTACAAATTACAAGTAGGCCGGTAGCTAAAGGATCTAAAGTTCCAGCGTGCCCAACTTTTATCTTTTTGATATTGCAGCTTTTTCTAATCAGCCATCTTGCCTTATTCACCAGCTGAAAGGAAGTCCAATTTAGAGGTTTGTCAAATAAAAGTATTTGTCCCTCTTTAAATTCTTCTGGAGTGATAGTTTTAGTTTGCATACCCAAATCCAATTGCAATGATTCCAACAATTAAACAATAGATAGCAAAATATGATAATTTACTATTCTTTACCAGTTTTATCATCCACGTACAGGCAACTAAACCTGCTAAAAATGCTGCAACAAACCCAATAATTAAGACAGAAGAATCTGTGCTACTTGCCGCTAGATCTCCACTTAAAACATCTTTAGCTATTTTACCTAAGATCAAAGGGACTACCATTAAAAAAGAAAATCTAGCTGCTTTTGCTTTATCATTACCCAATAATACAGAGGTGGAGATGGTTGCTCCAGATCTGGAAATTCCTGGTAATATGGCTATTGCCTGAGAAACTCCAATAACAAAAGCATTGCTAAAACTAACTTGTTTTCCGGTGCTTTTTGCTTTATCTGCCAACCACAGTAGTAGTGCAGTTATAATTAGCATAAAGCCTACTAATAGTAAATTTCCTTCAAATAATACATCCATTTCTTCCTCAAAAAGTAATCCCACCATTGCTGCTGGGATCATGGATAAAATGATCTTTAGTGAGAACTGAGTTTCCTCATTCCACTTAAATTGAAAGAGACCTTTTATGATCTCAATAATATCTTTTCTGAAGATGACAATAGTGCTTAGTGCAGTTGCAAAATGCAAAACAACAGTAAAAAGTAGAGATTCACTTGGTATGCTGTGGTCTCCTAAAATGGCTTTTCCAAGTTCTAGATGTCCACTAGAGGAAACCGGTAAAAATTCTGTAAGTCCTTGGATAATTCCCAGGACTACTGCATCAAATTCGTTCAAAGTAAATTATTTTTTATTGGGATTTAATAAAATAGCATAAGCTTCAATTCCAAATCCTATTAAAACTAAGGCAGGCGCTAATCTAATTCTTCTAAAATTGTAGATCTCCGCATTAAATACATTAGGGTCATCACTTCCACCGCCAGACATTAAAATAAAGCCCAATGCAATTACAGCTAATCCAATAAACATAAACGTGTAGTTCTTTTTGCCGAATACAAAGTTGAGATCTTGCTTATGTAAAGGTTTATTATTTTTATTCATTGATAATTTTTTAATTGTCCAAACTTGGTTACGAATACACTAATATTTTAATATGATTCGTCCATACATTAATTTATCTGCCTCAAAATTAGCCAAAATCGCTAAATTGTTATTGTTATATTTATGGCAGCTAATAGATTAATAATATAATTCGTCTGTTTTTAAATTTAGAAATCTTGAAGTGGCAAAGAATGTACTTAGCCAGGTTATAAAAATACCCATTAAAAATACCCCCAAAAATAAAGCTATTAATAACGTTGA is from Gillisia sp. Hel1_33_143 and encodes:
- a CDS encoding undecaprenyl-diphosphate phosphatase, yielding MNEFDAVVLGIIQGLTEFLPVSSSGHLELGKAILGDHSIPSESLLFTVVLHFATALSTIVIFRKDIIEIIKGLFQFKWNEETQFSLKIILSMIPAAMVGLLFEEEMDVLFEGNLLLVGFMLIITALLLWLADKAKSTGKQVSFSNAFVIGVSQAIAILPGISRSGATISTSVLLGNDKAKAARFSFLMVVPLILGKIAKDVLSGDLAASSTDSSVLIIGFVAAFLAGLVACTWMIKLVKNSKLSYFAIYCLIVGIIAIGFGYAN
- a CDS encoding energy transducer TonB, yielding MDFFDRHKALIITSLLFLLLMLSLYNFNLSNNNEKTREMLIDLESFKTEQAEEKKPEEIEPAKIPQKNTVKTHQAYNENQESRDANFSKQLDEIFQKNSASQQETSDNESTSGSGNFTTQNSPKKKEVKKRSDGNQTTENTSAKNGGLDNSSISFSLKGRSAVDIPNPIYTCDLPGRVVVNITVNEGGRVIATAINKASSTSNNECLTQQALQYASQAVFSKLAGRTAQPGTITYQFKP
- a CDS encoding DUF3098 domain-containing protein; this translates as MNKNNKPLHKQDLNFVFGKKNYTFMFIGLAVIALGFILMSGGGSDDPNVFNAEIYNFRRIRLAPALVLIGFGIEAYAILLNPNKK
- the truB gene encoding tRNA pseudouridine(55) synthase TruB, encoding MQTKTITPEEFKEGQILLFDKPLNWTSFQLVNKARWLIRKSCNIKKIKVGHAGTLDPLATGLLVICTGKFTKRIEQFQGQEKEYTGTFTLGATTPSYDMETEVDETFPIDHISENNITNVTFDFIGEIEQIPPVFSALKKDGKRLYEYARNGEDVEVKSRKVTITEFEITEIRFPEVDFRVVCSKGTYIRSLANDFGKALGSGAYLSALRRTRIGDFKVEDSIDLEAFQNLLP
- a CDS encoding DNA-3-methyladenine glycosylase I gives rise to the protein MNDLKRCSWCEGDALYEAYHDKEWGVPVRDDATLFEFLILETFQAGLSWITILRKRENFKEAFDEFDYKKIAEYTEDKIQELLLNAGIIRNKLKVRAAITNAQAFLKIQNEFGSFSNYIWKFVENKPIQNTVENYKKAPATSEISDLLSKDLKKRGFKFVGSTVMYAYMQAVGMVNDHEENCYRNRVLSSKN